One Pyxicephalus adspersus chromosome 3, UCB_Pads_2.0, whole genome shotgun sequence genomic window carries:
- the FOXE1 gene encoding forkhead box protein E1, translating to MTAESHQSPTRATGASTNLQQAGNFTLPVVKVEKEPAPESSVTTGQTEAEDTPKGRRRKRPLQRGKPPYSYIALIAMAIAHSSERKLTLGGIYKFITERFPFYRDNSKKWQNSIRHNLTLNDCFIKIPREPGRPGKGNYWALDPNAEDMFDSGSFLRRRKRFKRTDLTTYPAYIHDTSMFPSLQVSRPSYHPNSMYSNMTMSPTYTQQITPHSSVYYPSSSPAFSSGQSRVFSINTLIGHSSGSEHTQQTSRSMSPEANSTTSSSCTYASTGYNSQAGGSSMLQRSTNPMPYSYPVPNSHLPMNQSSYTHSNTQLFGTSSRIPMNTSPVMNTDSMDFYGRMSPGQYTSLSAYNSNGQLPGTNAYLRHATYSGNMDRFVPAV from the coding sequence ATGACGGCAGAGAGCCACCAGTCCCCTACCAGAGCCACTGGGGCTAGTACCAACCTACAACAAGCTGGTAATTTCACACTACCAGTGGTGAAGGTGGAGAAAGAGCCAGCTCCTGAGTCAAGTGTGACCACTGGACAGACTGAAGCAGAGGATACACCAAAAGGAAGGAGAAGGAAAAGACCCCTCCAGAGAGGCAAGCCACCCTATAGCTATATCGCCCTAATAGCCATGGCTATTGCCCATTCTTCTGAGAGAAAGCTCACCCTTGGAGGTATATACAAATTTATCACTGAGAGGTTCCCTTTTTACAGAGATAATTCCAAAAAGTGGCAGAACTCCATCAGACACAACCTTACACTGAATGACTGCTTCATAAAAATCCCTAGGGAGCCAGGGAGACCTGGCAAAGGCAACTATTGGGCTCTGGACCCCAATGCTGAAGATATGTTTGACAGTGGAAGCTTCctgagaagaaggaagagattTAAAAGGACTGATCTAACCACTTATCCAGCCTACATACATGACACCAGTATGTTCCCATCTCTCCAAGTCTCCAGACCATCTTACCACCCCAACTCAATGTATTCCAACATGACCATGAGCCCCACCTATACCCAACAGATAACCCCCCATTCTTCTGTTTATTATCCCTCTTCTTCACCTGCCTTTAGCTCTGGGCAGTCTAGGGTGTTCAGCATCAATACTCTAATAGGCCACTCCAGTGGCTCTGAGCATACCCAGCAGACCAGCAGGTCAATGAGCCCAGAAGCCAACTCCACCACATCCAGCTCCTGCACTTATGCTAGCACAGGGTACAACAGTCAGGCAGGTGGGAGCTCCATGCTTCAGAGGTCTACCAACCCAATGCCATACTCATACCCAGTGCCTAATAGCCATCTGCCAATGAACCAGAGTTCATACACACATAGCAACACCCAGTTATTTGGAACATCTAGCAGAATACCTATGAACACCTCCCCAGTGATGAATACTGATAGTATGGACTTCTATGGAAGGATGTCTCCAGGGCAGTACACCTCCTTGTCT